A window of the Gossypium hirsutum isolate 1008001.06 chromosome A03, Gossypium_hirsutum_v2.1, whole genome shotgun sequence genome harbors these coding sequences:
- the LOC107953656 gene encoding transcriptional regulator SUPERMAN, protein MATELGLLSLNHLQKLAQSQQHQTHHHHHHHHHHHQVNPNSTAGSWMWNPIKAQEVPHEPDDYESWEVKAFAEDTSNAMGTTWPPRSYTCTFCRREFRSAQALGGHMNVHRRDRARLHQTQPLPHGGDATTVPLINHTLLYQFPSPNGLFFTSSPTNNACSIDSPYHPSVPPKNFPATPPGLNSSSSLCSSSQDLKETSMEDLDLELRLGHRPKTTIKEQNQRA, encoded by the coding sequence ATGGCTACTGAGCTTGGCCTTCTCTCATTGAACCACCTTCAAAAGTTAGCTCAATCTCAACAACACCAgacccatcatcatcatcatcatcatcatcatcatcatcaagttAACCCTAATTCAACGGCTGGCTCGTGGATGTGGAACCCCATCAAGGCTCAAGAAGTACCCCATGAACCAGATGATTATGAGTCATGGGAAGTTAAGGCCTTTGCTGAAGACACAAGCAATGCTATGGGCACAACTTGGCCACCAAGGTCATATACTTGCACTTTTTGCCGACGAGAATTCCGGTCAGCTCAAGCACTCGGCGGTCACATGAACGTTCACCGCCGTGACAGAGCTCGTCTTCACCAAACACAACCACTACCCCACGGTGGTGATGCTACTACTGTTCCATTAATCAACCATACTCTCCTCTACCAATTCCCTAGCCCTAATGGTCTTTTCTTCACTTCTTCACCTACCAACAATGCATGTTCCATTGATTCACCTTACCATCCTTCGGTGCCGCCGAAAAATTTTCCGGCAACCCCTCCGGGGTTGAATAGTTCTTCTTCTCTTTGTTCCTCATCTCAAGATCTCAAGGAAACATCAATGGAAGATCTTGATCTAGAACTTCGATTAGGGCATAGACCAAAAACAACAATAAAAGAACAAAATCAAAGAGCTtga